The nucleotide window TACAGGCGGCGATGACAATGGATGCCATTATGGGCGACGTTGCTACGGCGCAGATGGAGCTTCTTAATGTTAACGGAAGTATTGAAGAAGCTCTGGGGCAATATGAAGCTATTAACGAAGCCTTTGTCGAAATTGAATCTGCCGCTGAAGATTTTCAAAAATTAATAGCGGATGCGGAGGAAGAGAGGATATTTAATGAGGTTATGACGAACTTCAACGAATTCAAGGCGGCTGCCAATGAATTTGTAAATAGGTCAAAGCAACTGGATGAACTCGGCATTCGCAATCCGATGAAATTAATTGCCGAAATATCTGAGATTGAAAACGCGCATCGCGAATGGCTCTTTCAGTTAAATGAAACTGTCGTTGAGAAAGTTGATTTTGAAGGCGAAATCGATCCCGACAAATGTCCCCTCGGGATCTGGATGAAAGAATTTAATCTGAACAATAAGACAATTCTCTCATCTATGGAAACACTTAAAACCTATCATAACAGCCTGCACGCGACCGTGCCTGAAATCAACGATATTTACAACCGCAGTAAAAATGATATGGCCGCGGCGGCCGTGATGGATGTGTTTGATGAAAAATCAATGCCGGCGATGGATCAGGTCGTCGCGCAGATAGACGGCGTCATCAATGCCGAAGGCCAAAAAGCATACGCGATTTATCAGGATATGGATCGACTTGATATGGAAGTGCTGGAACCGAAGTTTGATCAGGTTATGGCTCTTCTGGAGGAACTGAACAGCGACGTAGATACTGGTGCCAATGAGGCTCGTGAAGAAGGCGATGCGGCCGCAGTTGAGTTCACCTATGGATTCTAATTTGAAAGCCAAGGCACAGTCAGATAAAACATATTAATAAGGGGAGAAGGAATGCTTAAGAACATGAAACTCGGAACCAAGCTGATAATCGTCTTTTTGCTGGTGGGCATTGTCCCGCTGGGCACAATTGGGATAATCAGTTTGACCAAATCCAAAAGCGCTTTGTCGCAGCAGGCGTTCAATCAACTGATTGCGTTGCGCGGCGTCAAAAAAGCCCAGGTTGAAAATTATTTTAGCGAACGCCAGGGTGATATGGGAGTTCTCGTCGAGACCGTCGGGACTCTCCGGGCCGAAGCTTTGAATAAACTTAAAGCCGTTCAGGCTATCAAGAAAAACCAGATCGAGAACTATTTTGCCGAGCGGCTCGGCGATGTC belongs to Candidatus Zixiibacteriota bacterium and includes:
- a CDS encoding MCP four helix bundle domain-containing protein; translated protein: MKIGPKLIGSFSIVAIICGIVGFVGWYGIGQVDEHMDEIGAVRLPAIQAAMTMDAIMGDVATAQMELLNVNGSIEEALGQYEAINEAFVEIESAAEDFQKLIADAEEERIFNEVMTNFNEFKAAANEFVNRSKQLDELGIRNPMKLIAEISEIENAHREWLFQLNETVVEKVDFEGEIDPDKCPLGIWMKEFNLNNKTILSSMETLKTYHNSLHATVPEINDIYNRSKNDMAAAAVMDVFDEKSMPAMDQVVAQIDGVINAEGQKAYAIYQDMDRLDMEVLEPKFDQVMALLEELNSDVDTGANEAREEGDAAAVEFTYGF